A region of the Thalassoroseus pseudoceratinae genome:
GGGCAGAGTCACCTTCGATCGGTTCCGGAACCTGCGTGAGCTTCCAGACATTCCCAACACGGACCATCTCACCGATTTGCACCAGTCCTGCGCGATCGCCAGCTTCAACGATCCCCATGGCGTTCTCATAGACAACCAAATCTTCATTGGCTTTGTCTTCGTCGGCGGGAATCAAACCGGGATTGGCACTGTCAAACCGCATCCACTGAGTTTGCGGCGAGATCAGTTGACTCCGCGATCGAATTTTTTGCAGAGTTTCTGCCGGTTTGGCGACGAGCTTGAGAATCTCGTCCGCCAGTTTTTTCTGCACGCCCAGACGCTGCAGTTCGCTTGGCGTGATCAGCACGCTTTGCAAGCGAGTGGCGTCACCATCGATGAGGGCCGTGACGGCGATTCGGGCCGCTTCCTCGGCAGAGAGGATTTTCCACTCATCGATTTGGCCGTCTTCGTTGGTGTCCAGCCCCCACCGTGTGCCGGCGGTATTGAGCCAACGGGACTGATCGACTTTGTTGTTATTGTTGGCGTCGATATCGCGATAGACTTCCAAACCCTGATGGAAGTATTGCCATTGATCGACCACGTTATCGCCGTCGGTATCCATGAACCGCCGGAGCACCTGGCCTTGCGGACCGTAAACCACCCAGCCGGAGCGTTTGCCTTTCCGCTCCACTTTCACACGGCAATCCGCAACATCGTCGCCGGTTGGCGTATCGATCTCGATGTCTTTCTGAGTCGGCTTGAACGACAACGCCAACTTCGCGGACGGCGGTTCGGCCGCGGAGGCCATCGTCATCGTGGACACTGCCAATGCCAACGCACCGGCTGTGCGGACACGCCAAGAGCGCGGAAAGAAACTGCGGTCGAATTGCATGCTTGAAAACTCCGTTCGCTTGGCTCCGTCGAGAATTCCTCGACCAAGCCGCTCCGTAAAACGATCCCTACACGGAAGTGACTCACTGCACTCATCAAACGTTTCGTCCAGCGAATGGCCCGTTCACAACATTTTCCGACAATGTATTATACCGAATCCCCATTCCCGCGGTCACGAGGAGTTTTCTACGGATTCTGCGGGGCACTTACCACTCAGCTTGACCGCGTTTGTAGCGGTACGGTTCATGACCGACTGCGTGGTAGTACTCCAAAATCGATTCTCGTTCGTGCTCGTTAAACAGCCTCATCGACTCATCGGTGGCATCGTGCCCATACCAAACCTGGCTGCCGGGGATGCGGTTCTCCAACCAACGCGCGATCGTCACGATGTACTCGATGTCGCCACGCTCATAACCTTTGCCGTAGTAGGTTTTCATGATTCCCACGTCGAGCCACCATCCTGGATTGAGGTCGGCGAGGTATTCGATTTCGTCAAAGGGGAGAACACGTAATGGCCCTTGCATCTCGAAATCGTTTGGCTCGAACTCAGAAAGAAGATCACATCGCCAGTGATTGATCTCACCGAGATCCTTTCTTGAATGAACTCGAACCAACAAGATTGCATCCATCGCCATCGAATTTCACCCGATCTACAATTTAGCTTGCCGGATCATCAAACCCCGCATCCAGGAAACCTTTCGCTCGCAGTTGGCAACTATCGCAATGTCCGCAAGGGGCGCCGGTTTCGTCGGGGTCATAACAACTGTGCGTGAGACCGTAATCGACGCCGAGAGCGATGCCGCGGCGGATGATTTCCGCTTTCGTCAGGTCGATTAGCGGGGTGTGGATGTCGAACTTCGCGTGGCCTTCGACGCCGGCTTTCGTGGCGAGGTTGGCGAGATCTTCGAAGGCGGCGATGAACTCCGGGCGGCAATCGGGATAACCGCTATAATCCACCGCGTTGACGCCGATGAACAAATCCGTCGCTCCCAGCGTCTCGGCCCATCCGAGTGCGAGGGAGAGAAAAACGGTGTTGCGAGCCGGAACGTAGGTGATCGGAATGCCATCGGCCATCGCGTCGTCGGTGCGGTCTTTCGGCACATCGATATCCGCCGTGAGTGCCGACCCGCCGAACGCCCGCAAATCGAGTTCCAACGTCACATGCCGTTCGACGCCCAACGCCTCACACACCCGCTGAGCCGCTTCTAACTCAAACCGATGACGTTGACCGTAATCGAAGCTCAACGCGTAACAGCGAAAACCTGCATCCTTCGCCATTGCTAAAACCGTCGCGGAATCCAAACCGCCACTCACCAACACAACTGCTTTTTTTTCGTCGGACATCATGGTCTCGAATCAAGTACGCTTCGGCGAAGAAAATCGGGGGAATTCATACTTCCCGACAGTCGCCGAATTCGTGAGAATGCAACTCAACGTGTACCTTATCCAGCTGACCTGGGTCAATTGATACGGAAATAACAACCAGCATGGAACCAGTCGATCTCAGTGATTATGCGTGGGATGTTCGCATTCGACCGATGACGATTGATGATTTCGACGAACTCATCGCAATGCAGGCCCGCTGTTTTCCAGATATGTCGCTCTGGAAGCGGGACCAGATCGAAAGTCAGTTGAGCATTTTTCCCGAAGGTCAGTTGGTCATCGAAATTGATGGCAAGTTGGCCGCGTCGGCTTCGAGTTTGATCGTCAACTACGAACCGAACCTGGCGTGGCACGATTGGAAGAAGATCGCCGACGGTGGTTATATCCGCAACCACGAGCCCGACGGAGACACGCTGTACGGCATCGAAATCATGGTGGATCCCGAGTACCGCGGGATGAAACTGTCTCGGCGATTGTACGACGCTCGTAAGGAATTATGCGTCAAGAAAAATTTGGATCGGTTCATTGTCGCTGGCCGAATCCCAGGCTACAGCAAGTACGCGGATCGGATGAGTGCTCGTGAGTATGTCGAACGCGTGATGAACAAGGAATTGCACGATCCGGTCTTGACCGCGCAGCAGGCAAACCAGTTCGCTGTTCAAGGACTGATCCCCAATTACTTCCCGGATGACGCTGCATCGCTCGGTTACGCCACGTTTCTCGAATGGCGAAACCTCGACCGCACGCCACCGGAGGGGCGACGTCGGCATCGGGCGGTTCATTCCGTCCGGTTGGCGGCGGTACAGTATCACATGCGAGCGATCAAGGGATTCGACGACTTCGCACAGCAGTGTGAATACTTCGTCGATGCCGCCTCAGATTACCACTGCGATTTCGCCGTCTTCCCGGAACTGTTCACGACGCAACTGCTCTCGTGTGTGAAAGCGACACGTCCCGGTTTGGCGGCTCGGCAACTCGCAGACTTCACGCCGCGTTACCTGGAATTCTTTACCGAGTGTGCGGTGAAGTACAACGTGAATCTGATTGGCGGATCTCAGTTCGTCATCGAAGACGAACAACTCTATAACGTGGCTTTCTTTTTTGGTCGGGATGGCTCGATCGAGAAGCAATACAAACTGCACATCACGCCCAGTGAACGCAAGTGGTGGGGAGTGACGCCGGGTGACCGCGTGAACGTGTTCGACACAGATTGCGGTCGCGTGGCGATGCTCGTTTGTTACGACATCGAATTCCCGGAACTCGTGCGAATCGCGGCATCCAAGGGGGCACAGATCATCTTCGTGCCGTTCAATACAGATACCGTGAAGGGGTATCTCCGCGTGCGACTCTGTGCCCAAGCGCGGTGTATCGAAAACCACGTTTATGTCGTCATTGCTGGTTGCACGGGCAATCTGCCGTTCGTGGAAAACGCCGATATTCACTATGCACAGTCCGGCATTTTCACGCCCGCCGATGTCGGTTTTCCACGTGACGGCGTCGGAGCCGAGTGCAATCCGAATGTCGAGACCTTCGTGATGGATGACGTGGATCTCGAAGTGCTTCGACGACACAAAACGTCAGGCAGCGTTCAAAATTGGAACGACCGCCTGACGAGTCTGTACCGTGTTGTCTACAACGAAGACGGGGAGCAACACGAAGTTTAGATACGGAATGGCGAATGCAAGTGCCCACCACCGTCGGGTCATTTTTTCGCATCCGCCCGTTCGCTATACCTCTTTAGTAGCCCCAGCCGAGCCAACGTCTCGCACCGTATCCGCCGTAGGTCGAGAAGTATGGCGGAAGCGTGTTGTACGCGCCCGGATAACCAATCCCCCAAGGACGGTAGAACGGTCCGCCTGCACCCAGCACAGTGTATCCATCACGGAACAATCCGCCGCCGTAATATCCCGTGCTGTAGAACGGTCGGAATTGCGGCCGATAGTTCAACGGCGTGGCTGATCGCGATGCATGCGACAATCGCACAGGCCGTTTCACGTTCACTTGTGGTCGCAATTGCCCGAACAAAATTTCCATCGCGGCTTCGTGTCGATAAGACGGATTCGCTTCGTACTCGCTTCGGACGAAGGGAATGGCTTGGTAAATCCGTTTGTAGTCATGCGGATTGATGTGCGAGGGTAACGACGCCACCGACTCCGAAATTACAACGGTCGGCGAAGCGGGTGCCGGTTCGATCACCGGGCTTGTTTCGTCCTCGCTCGCTGTTTGTTCGGAAGTCGCGGCGAT
Encoded here:
- the queC gene encoding 7-cyano-7-deazaguanine synthase QueC translates to MMSDEKKAVVLVSGGLDSATVLAMAKDAGFRCYALSFDYGQRHRFELEAAQRVCEALGVERHVTLELDLRAFGGSALTADIDVPKDRTDDAMADGIPITYVPARNTVFLSLALGWAETLGATDLFIGVNAVDYSGYPDCRPEFIAAFEDLANLATKAGVEGHAKFDIHTPLIDLTKAEIIRRGIALGVDYGLTHSCYDPDETGAPCGHCDSCQLRAKGFLDAGFDDPAS
- a CDS encoding bifunctional GNAT family N-acetyltransferase/carbon-nitrogen hydrolase family protein, producing MEPVDLSDYAWDVRIRPMTIDDFDELIAMQARCFPDMSLWKRDQIESQLSIFPEGQLVIEIDGKLAASASSLIVNYEPNLAWHDWKKIADGGYIRNHEPDGDTLYGIEIMVDPEYRGMKLSRRLYDARKELCVKKNLDRFIVAGRIPGYSKYADRMSAREYVERVMNKELHDPVLTAQQANQFAVQGLIPNYFPDDAASLGYATFLEWRNLDRTPPEGRRRHRAVHSVRLAAVQYHMRAIKGFDDFAQQCEYFVDAASDYHCDFAVFPELFTTQLLSCVKATRPGLAARQLADFTPRYLEFFTECAVKYNVNLIGGSQFVIEDEQLYNVAFFFGRDGSIEKQYKLHITPSERKWWGVTPGDRVNVFDTDCGRVAMLVCYDIEFPELVRIAASKGAQIIFVPFNTDTVKGYLRVRLCAQARCIENHVYVVIAGCTGNLPFVENADIHYAQSGIFTPADVGFPRDGVGAECNPNVETFVMDDVDLEVLRRHKTSGSVQNWNDRLTSLYRVVYNEDGEQHEV